From the Pungitius pungitius chromosome 6, fPunPun2.1, whole genome shotgun sequence genome, one window contains:
- the LOC119196699 gene encoding transmembrane emp24 domain-containing protein 6-like, with the protein MLLKALLLALSSHCVCGRKSEPQLDESHSGLFRGSDRYDFALVVGAAETECFWHFAHQSGSFYLTYMVQWVTGMANDQRMFVTVSSPQGALVASENKAFGRVGFQTEVTGFYKLCLGNHNNQFGGIRVFVNFGVIYDGSEELRREKEEGERVLNSTLVGIEESVQRLQNHILHTWRHYIFARMRKGKDHYLLQSNLNYVTWWSATQSLLILLSGYLQLFVLKRLFRTDASRPRC; encoded by the exons ATGTTGCTGAAGGCTCTGCTCCTCGCGCTGAGCTCCCACTGCGTCTGCGGCAGGAAGTCCGAGCCCCAGCTGGACGAGTCCCACTCGGGACTCTTCAGGGGCTCCGACAGGTACGACTTCGCCCTGGTGGTCGGCGCCGCCGAGACGGAGTGCTTCTGGCACTTCGCCCACCAGAGTGGGAGCTTCTACCTGACGTACATG GTGCAGTGGGTCACGGGGATGGCCAACGATCAGCGGATGTTTGTGACGGTGAGCTCGCCGCAGGGCGCCCTCGTGGCGTCAGAGAACAAGGCCTTTGGTCGGGTGGGTTTTCAGACCGAGGTGACAG GTTTTTACAAGCTTTGTCTCGGGAACCACAACAACCAGTTTGGAGGCATCAGGGTCTTCGTGAACTTCGGCGTCATCTACGACGGCTCTGAGGagttgaggagagagaaggaggaaggagagagggtcCTGAACAGCACTCTGGTCGGCATTGAG GAGAGCGTGCAGAGGCTCCAGAATCACATCCTCCACACATGGAGACACTACATCTTCGCCCGCATGAGGAAAGGGAAGGACCACTACCTCCTCCAGTCCAACCTCAACTACGTCACCTGGTGGTCGGCCACCCAaagcctcctcatcctcctgtcCGGGTACCTGCAGCTCTTCGTCCTCAAGAGACTCTTCCGAACGGACGCCAGCAGGCCGCGATGCTGA
- the LOC119196698 gene encoding transmembrane emp24 domain-containing protein 6-like has protein sequence MFPGISSSFLLLAAVLGPVAGGPQTGLRPDMTDQELFWGTDQYDFSVVLPAAGLECFWHFAHRGERFYLSFMVQWVTGVGHDRHLSVTINAPSSELLSTVNDAKGQINFEAQETGFYQMCFSNFHNRFATMQVFLSFGVYYEGYQEEKKKEEEASKDLNNTLSFIEDATHKVEKHVFHIFRYYNFGRMRKSADYFLLLSNSRYVTRWSVALSLLVVTSGYLQLLFLRRLFVTRGGGAEEEKPRC, from the exons ATGTTTCCCGGGATCTCCTCCTCGTTCCTCCTCCTCGCGGCGGTTCTGGGTCCAGTCGCCGGCGGGCCGCAGACGGGCCTCCGCCCCGACATGACGGACCAGGAGCTGTTCTGGGGCACCGACCAATACGACTTCTCCGTGGTGCTTCCTGCCGCCGGGCTCGAGTGCTTCTGGCACTTTGCTCACCGCGGGGAGAGATTCTACCTGAGCTTCATG gTCCAGTGGGTGACGGGAGTCGGCCATGACAGACACCTGTCTGTCACCATCAACGCTCCCAGCAGCGAGCTCCTGTCGACTGTCAATGACGCAAAGGGTCAAATCAACTTTGAGGCCCAAGAAACAG GTTTTTATCAGATGTGTTTCAGCAACTTCCACAACCGCTTCGCCACCATGCAGGTGTTCCTCAGCTTCGGCGTTTACTACGAGGGCtaccaggaggagaagaagaaggaggaggaagccagCAAAGACCTGAACAACACGCTGAGCTTCAtcgag GACGCGACTCACAAAGTGGAGAAGCACGTCTTCCACATCTTCCGCTACTACAACTTCGGCCGCATGAGGAAGAGCGCCGACtacttcctgctgctgtccaaCTCGCGGTACGTGACCCGCTGGTCGGTCGCCCTCAGCCTCCTCGTGGTCACCTCCGGgtacctgcagctcctcttcctccggagGCTCTTCGTCACGCGGGGCGGCGGCGCCGAGGAGGAGAAACCCcgctgctga